One genomic window of [Clostridium] scindens ATCC 35704 includes the following:
- a CDS encoding Gfo/Idh/MocA family protein encodes MEMKQIRMGIVGAGTWGETHASIYAEHLFADPVAICDMNEERARAIADKYGIRKVYTDYHDLAADEEVDAVAIVTPDFAHADIAVAMADAKKNILIEKPLATTKEDIARICEAVNRNQVRCMVDLHNRWNPPFNTAKQEISSGKLGTPYTAYIRHSDVKWVATDMLSWASKSSILWFLGSHSLDSLRWLFDDEVKRVYSVKKEGILKELGVDTPDIYLTTIEFEKGGVAHMENGWVTPNGNRNINDFRCSVMCTEGMISLDLSSHNLIEEVTEEKASVPDILVSNMVFDRCKGLSYESIRDFVDRLVDGREFRVTLEDARKTALAIIAIHESADTGLPVEVEY; translated from the coding sequence ATGGAAATGAAACAGATTAGAATGGGCATCGTAGGTGCCGGAACCTGGGGCGAGACACATGCCTCCATCTATGCGGAGCATCTGTTTGCGGATCCGGTGGCCATCTGCGACATGAATGAAGAAAGAGCGCGGGCCATAGCCGACAAATATGGCATCCGCAAAGTATATACGGACTACCATGACCTGGCGGCGGATGAGGAAGTGGACGCGGTTGCGATCGTTACCCCTGACTTTGCCCATGCGGATATCGCGGTGGCCATGGCAGACGCAAAAAAGAATATACTGATCGAGAAGCCGCTGGCAACCACGAAGGAAGATATCGCAAGGATCTGCGAGGCGGTCAACAGAAACCAGGTGCGCTGCATGGTGGATCTGCACAACCGCTGGAATCCCCCGTTTAATACGGCAAAGCAGGAAATCTCCTCCGGCAAGCTGGGGACGCCATATACTGCCTATATCCGTCACAGCGACGTAAAGTGGGTGGCCACAGACATGCTGTCATGGGCCTCCAAATCTTCTATCCTGTGGTTCTTAGGAAGCCACAGCCTGGATTCCCTCAGATGGCTGTTTGACGACGAGGTTAAAAGGGTGTATTCTGTGAAAAAAGAAGGCATATTAAAGGAATTAGGCGTGGATACCCCGGACATCTATCTGACGACCATTGAATTTGAGAAGGGCGGAGTGGCCCATATGGAAAACGGGTGGGTGACGCCCAACGGCAACCGCAATATTAATGATTTCCGCTGCAGCGTCATGTGCACGGAAGGCATGATCAGCCTGGATCTTTCCAGCCACAATCTGATTGAAGAGGTGACAGAAGAGAAGGCAAGCGTGCCGGATATACTTGTATCCAATATGGTATTCGACCGCTGCAAGGGACTGTCTTATGAAAGCATCCGTGATTTCGTGGACCGTCTGGTAGACGGCAGGGAGTTCCGGGTGACGCTGGAAGACGCGAGAAAGACGGCGCTGGCGATCATTGCTATCCACGAATCCGCAGATACAGGCCTTCCAGTAGAGGTGGAATACTAA
- a CDS encoding carbohydrate ABC transporter permease, whose protein sequence is MKKKNGRKIITVILVILVCIFALFPFIWMISTSFKPAQEVYSSTPSFIPKNPTANGYKEMLTTKSTTFDFMQWTVNSVIVSLLTTLFSMVIAALGGYGISRFRFRGRNALSYIILTTQVLPGSLLIIPLYIIMGNMQLLDTRMGLVMAYATFSVPFCTWMMKGFFDSIPVSLEEAAKVDGAGRFRCFATVVMPLTIPGLVATGLFSFITGWNEYLFASTFMKSYENWTLPIGIASFQGQYATNWGTLMAGAVLITIPVVILFLALQKHLVGGMTAGAVKQ, encoded by the coding sequence ATGAAAAAGAAAAACGGCAGAAAAATAATAACGGTAATCCTGGTGATCCTCGTATGCATATTTGCGCTATTTCCATTTATATGGATGATATCCACCTCCTTCAAGCCGGCGCAGGAAGTGTACAGCAGCACGCCAAGCTTCATACCGAAGAATCCGACGGCTAACGGCTATAAAGAGATGCTCACCACCAAGTCCACCACATTCGACTTCATGCAGTGGACGGTGAACAGTGTCATCGTATCGTTGCTTACCACGCTGTTTTCCATGGTAATCGCTGCTTTGGGAGGCTACGGAATCTCAAGATTCCGGTTCCGGGGCAGGAACGCGCTTTCCTACATCATACTGACAACCCAGGTGCTTCCGGGATCGCTGCTGATCATACCGCTTTATATTATCATGGGCAACATGCAGCTTCTGGATACCAGGATGGGACTGGTCATGGCTTACGCTACATTCTCTGTACCATTCTGTACCTGGATGATGAAGGGGTTCTTCGATTCCATACCGGTATCCCTTGAGGAGGCGGCAAAGGTAGACGGTGCCGGAAGATTCCGGTGCTTCGCTACCGTGGTCATGCCCCTTACCATTCCGGGGCTGGTAGCCACGGGGCTGTTCTCTTTCATCACTGGATGGAATGAGTACCTGTTTGCAAGCACATTTATGAAGAGTTATGAGAACTGGACGCTGCCAATCGGAATTGCCAGTTTCCAGGGGCAGTACGCTACCAACTGGGGAACGCTTATGGCCGGGGCGGTTCTGATCACGATACCTGTAGTCATATTGTTCCTGGCGCTTCAGAAGCATCTGGTGGGCGGAATGACTGCCGGAGCAGTGAAACAATAA
- a CDS encoding response regulator transcription factor, giving the protein MYKVIIIDDEPWTIVDIEQTFALDDMGFEIIDSFRTPQKALPAIVAKKPDLVITDIRMPGMTGLELMQKVRQQHISCEFIVVSGYSDFSYAKEAIAYGVAGYCLKPLNPDETALCLKRVRESLDKRGAVPGLPTYIDNNFEKILNYMNTHFSEKITLKSLAAEFDMNPNYCCSLFAKYLDKTFSQHLTQLRINEAQSLLRNSSYSLEQVASLVGYSDYFYFSKVFKKQCTYSPKEYRKLFSATKESSQ; this is encoded by the coding sequence GTGTACAAAGTAATTATAATCGATGATGAGCCTTGGACAATTGTAGATATTGAGCAGACATTTGCACTAGATGATATGGGATTTGAGATTATTGACTCCTTCCGTACGCCGCAAAAAGCGCTGCCCGCAATCGTGGCAAAGAAGCCGGATCTTGTCATTACCGACATCCGGATGCCGGGCATGACGGGGCTGGAACTGATGCAGAAGGTCAGGCAGCAGCATATCAGCTGCGAATTCATCGTCGTCAGCGGATACAGCGATTTCTCCTACGCCAAGGAAGCGATTGCCTATGGAGTCGCCGGATATTGCCTGAAGCCTCTGAACCCCGACGAGACGGCCCTGTGCCTGAAAAGAGTCCGGGAATCCCTGGATAAGCGCGGCGCTGTCCCGGGACTTCCTACCTACATTGACAATAATTTCGAGAAAATATTGAACTATATGAACACTCATTTTTCGGAAAAAATAACCTTGAAATCTTTGGCCGCGGAGTTTGATATGAATCCCAATTACTGCTGCTCCCTATTCGCCAAATACTTGGACAAGACCTTCTCCCAGCATTTGACGCAGCTGCGGATAAACGAGGCCCAGTCTCTCCTTAGGAACAGTTCCTATTCCCTGGAGCAGGTAGCCTCCCTGGTTGGCTATAGCGACTACTTCTACTTCAGCAAAGTCTTTAAAAAGCAGTGCACCTACTCCCCCAAGGAATACCGCAAACTATTCTCAGCCACAAAGGAGAGCAGCCAATGA
- a CDS encoding carbohydrate ABC transporter permease — MNISKKRKMKKKMEPYAFLVPLLLIILVFLIVPIVKAAIMSFQYYYIAKPSSAGNYFVGLKNYHAVLGDDYFFNSVKVTLIYIVVTVLGRYVLGFITALLLNTKFLGRGLARALIIIPWAVPEVVACLVWILMYDQDYGIINFLLNNAGILSKNIAYLQDVSVALPAAMVVNIWKGFPFVAIMLLAGMQSVSSDLYEAADIDGATTFQKIRYITVPSIKSVSTIVFLLLIIWTIKDYAIAYVLTKGGPSRATELLTIYVQQTGFKYFDFGKAAAAGMLMLLVSLVFTFFYFKVVNRGEDEA; from the coding sequence ATGAACATAAGTAAAAAGAGAAAAATGAAAAAGAAAATGGAGCCCTATGCCTTTCTGGTACCGCTGCTTCTGATCATCCTGGTATTTCTCATCGTTCCCATCGTAAAGGCGGCGATCATGAGCTTCCAGTATTATTACATAGCGAAACCGTCCTCAGCCGGAAATTATTTTGTGGGCCTAAAGAACTATCATGCAGTGCTGGGGGATGATTATTTCTTCAATTCCGTAAAGGTAACGCTGATCTATATCGTGGTGACCGTGCTGGGAAGATATGTACTGGGATTCATAACGGCATTGCTTTTGAATACCAAATTTCTTGGAAGAGGACTTGCCAGGGCGCTGATCATCATCCCATGGGCCGTTCCGGAAGTCGTAGCATGCCTGGTCTGGATTCTGATGTACGACCAGGACTATGGAATCATTAATTTCCTGCTGAACAATGCGGGAATCCTGTCGAAGAACATCGCATATCTGCAGGATGTCTCGGTTGCCTTGCCAGCAGCAATGGTTGTCAACATATGGAAGGGATTCCCCTTCGTGGCGATCATGCTCCTGGCGGGCATGCAAAGCGTCTCTTCAGACCTGTATGAGGCGGCAGATATTGACGGGGCGACCACGTTCCAGAAGATACGCTACATTACGGTTCCATCCATCAAGTCAGTATCTACCATCGTATTCCTGCTGCTGATCATCTGGACGATCAAGGACTATGCGATCGCCTATGTATTGACCAAGGGCGGGCCGTCAAGGGCGACGGAATTGTTGACGATCTATGTGCAGCAGACCGGATTTAAGTACTTTGACTTTGGTAAGGCCGCTGCCGCAGGAATGCTCATGCTGCTGGTATCGCTGGTATTTACATTCTTCTATTTCAAGGTTGTGAATCGAGGGGAGGATGAGGCATGA
- a CDS encoding sensor histidine kinase produces MKKSLSSQFVAILLIPLILMLATNYYIITEIRRDQSQSLKRYCSTTLDNIEINIASMATSMKKTSTMFSSKQETQSYLQSASRDTHQLQRQSFSDLIGMSQSYTPDLVDIIVWDKNSPTSMISYIPADMENFTVERFRNSAMNKQSYFEFYIQPATREPFLMYFSPVFMTTFSEDFGKYIGNIAIICKTETLSKLVNSTFDMQLQIKDETSKRILYSNNYSLPAPEASNPKIYEETLRIPNSNLSVDGTVYQSQVSLLNDSRSGPLILFALLSLFYLAYIAFAVHHIIIRPIHKLNQEIESIDYEHDKPQIRTSLKNEIGSIASHVNALLERVFSLNQHNIASQARLYEMELSKKQTQLYAYQSQINPHFLYNMLQCMRGISLMHGIQEVAQICTNMADLFRYSIKGAFLVYLEDELSIVDKYLYMIRVRFQDKITYSLEIAEDTKKCKIPKMILQPLVENSIFHGLESIEDNGFIYIRTFREGDGLFITIQDNGIGFDEATLKELEELLSQDIPSDINATFNEAKGLGIINIHNKIRLYEGTEYGISILSRPSDTLVTIRLNARQPDDS; encoded by the coding sequence ATGAAAAAATCCTTATCAAGCCAGTTTGTCGCCATTCTTCTGATCCCGCTCATCCTGATGCTGGCAACCAATTACTATATTATCACAGAGATCCGAAGGGATCAGAGCCAGAGCCTGAAACGCTATTGCAGCACTACTCTCGACAACATCGAGATCAATATTGCCTCTATGGCAACCAGCATGAAGAAGACCTCCACCATGTTCTCTTCCAAGCAGGAGACCCAGTCCTATCTTCAAAGCGCCTCCAGGGACACCCATCAGCTGCAGCGTCAGTCTTTCTCTGACTTGATCGGCATGTCCCAATCCTACACGCCGGATCTTGTGGACATCATCGTATGGGATAAGAATTCGCCAACCAGCATGATCAGCTATATTCCCGCCGACATGGAGAACTTTACCGTAGAGCGTTTTCGCAACTCTGCCATGAACAAGCAGAGTTACTTTGAGTTCTATATACAGCCTGCCACCCGCGAGCCTTTCCTGATGTATTTCAGCCCCGTTTTTATGACCACATTTTCGGAGGATTTTGGAAAATATATCGGGAACATCGCGATCATCTGCAAGACGGAGACCCTGAGCAAGCTGGTGAACTCTACCTTCGACATGCAGCTGCAGATCAAGGATGAGACAAGCAAGAGAATCTTATATTCCAATAATTATTCCCTGCCAGCGCCGGAAGCATCCAATCCAAAGATTTACGAAGAGACGCTTCGCATTCCCAATAGCAATTTGTCTGTGGACGGCACGGTATACCAAAGCCAGGTCAGCCTCCTCAATGACAGCAGGTCTGGCCCCCTTATACTGTTCGCGCTGCTGTCTCTATTCTACCTGGCCTATATTGCCTTTGCCGTGCACCACATTATAATCAGGCCTATCCATAAACTGAATCAGGAAATTGAATCCATTGACTATGAGCATGACAAGCCGCAGATACGCACTTCGCTCAAGAATGAGATCGGCTCCATCGCCTCCCATGTAAATGCGCTGCTAGAGAGGGTTTTCTCTCTCAACCAGCACAATATAGCCTCCCAGGCAAGGCTGTATGAGATGGAGCTGAGCAAAAAGCAGACGCAGCTCTATGCCTATCAGAGCCAGATTAATCCACATTTCCTCTACAACATGCTCCAGTGTATGAGAGGTATCTCCCTGATGCACGGAATCCAGGAGGTCGCCCAGATCTGCACCAACATGGCAGACCTGTTCCGCTATTCTATTAAGGGGGCATTTCTGGTATACCTGGAAGACGAGCTGAGTATTGTAGACAAATATCTCTATATGATCCGGGTGCGTTTTCAGGATAAGATCACTTACAGCCTGGAGATTGCCGAGGATACGAAAAAGTGCAAGATACCCAAGATGATTCTGCAGCCATTGGTGGAGAACTCCATCTTCCATGGCCTGGAATCCATCGAAGATAATGGCTTCATTTATATACGGACCTTCCGGGAGGGAGACGGCCTGTTCATTACCATCCAGGATAATGGCATCGGGTTTGACGAAGCCACATTAAAGGAACTGGAAGAACTGCTGTCCCAGGATATTCCCAGCGACATCAATGCCACCTTCAACGAAGCCAAAGGCCTCGGCATCATCAATATCCACAATAAGATCCGCCTATATGAAGGGACAGAATATGGAATCAGCATTCTAAGCAGGCCGTCTGATACCCTGGTCACCATCCGCCTGAATGCCAGGCAGCCAGATGACTCCTGA
- a CDS encoding ABC transporter substrate-binding protein, giving the protein MKKRMRLLSVLLCVAMVAGLSACGSKKEDKGEAKNDGKIKLTFSTSVYVEEPHQKAIDALLEAYNKKNPDVEIEILGAGYDGYWDNITTEILANNESDMIQVYPENISTYHAIREDGTFIDLSDYMSDELKGKLVGQDMCDVNGETLAISSYAWGTTGIFYRKSMLEDAGIDPESIKTQEDFRKACAKFTKDGKYAMGVVSGTHAFTVSEWSRLIARPVSGGLYFPNGESEPYTADNVNVNAPENVWAAQWWQDFILKDKAAKLVTDKKDSREMFWNGEVPFNMDGPWFVGMSKERDESLMDDIGIIPQFDVAYEGETYKPNPTNYPLVTMISKNCEHPDEAYAFLEWMTTDEAQALIADCGMIPSNTDYSTSDEYIKNHELEYAIVGFMQNNYAELIADPNIAQLGEISQVMLDAAQKMFSEQAADVQTEMDNAQKQIEEVMSRQE; this is encoded by the coding sequence ATGAAAAAAAGAATGCGGTTACTCTCGGTGCTGCTGTGCGTTGCTATGGTTGCAGGATTATCTGCATGCGGCAGCAAAAAGGAAGATAAAGGGGAGGCCAAGAACGACGGGAAGATCAAACTTACATTTTCCACATCCGTGTATGTAGAGGAGCCACACCAGAAGGCGATCGATGCATTGCTGGAGGCTTACAACAAGAAAAACCCGGACGTTGAGATCGAGATCTTAGGCGCAGGATATGACGGATATTGGGACAATATCACGACAGAGATCCTGGCGAACAACGAAAGCGACATGATCCAGGTATATCCGGAGAACATCTCCACCTATCATGCCATCAGGGAGGATGGCACATTCATCGATCTGTCAGACTACATGAGCGATGAATTGAAGGGAAAGCTGGTAGGACAAGATATGTGCGACGTGAATGGAGAAACGCTGGCGATCTCCAGTTATGCATGGGGAACCACAGGCATCTTCTACCGCAAATCCATGCTTGAGGATGCAGGAATCGATCCAGAGTCCATCAAGACACAGGAAGATTTCCGTAAGGCATGCGCAAAGTTCACGAAAGACGGCAAGTACGCCATGGGCGTCGTGTCCGGAACTCACGCGTTTACCGTAAGCGAGTGGAGCCGTCTGATCGCAAGGCCGGTATCCGGCGGACTGTACTTCCCGAACGGAGAGTCAGAGCCATATACGGCGGATAATGTCAATGTCAATGCGCCTGAAAACGTATGGGCAGCCCAGTGGTGGCAGGACTTCATACTGAAGGACAAGGCTGCGAAGCTGGTAACCGATAAGAAGGATTCCAGAGAGATGTTCTGGAACGGCGAAGTTCCGTTCAACATGGATGGCCCATGGTTCGTGGGAATGTCCAAGGAAAGAGATGAGTCCCTGATGGATGATATCGGAATCATTCCACAATTTGATGTGGCATATGAGGGAGAAACCTATAAGCCAAATCCGACCAACTATCCGCTGGTAACCATGATCAGCAAGAACTGCGAGCATCCGGATGAAGCATACGCATTCCTGGAGTGGATGACTACGGACGAGGCTCAGGCGCTGATCGCGGACTGTGGAATGATCCCAAGCAACACCGATTACTCTACCAGCGACGAGTACATCAAGAATCACGAGCTGGAATATGCCATCGTAGGCTTCATGCAGAATAATTATGCAGAACTGATCGCAGACCCGAACATTGCCCAGTTAGGAGAGATCTCCCAGGTAATGCTGGATGCGGCGCAGAAGATGTTCTCAGAGCAGGCGGCAGACGTACAGACCGAGATGGATAATGCGCAGAAGCAGATCGAGGAAGTAATGAGCAGGCAGGAATAA
- the rpoC gene encoding DNA-directed RNA polymerase subunit beta', whose product MPENNKEQSYQPMTFDAIKIGLASPEKILEWSRGEVTKPETINYRTLKPEKDGLFCEKIFGPSKDWECHCGKYKKIRYKGVVCDRCGVEVTKASVRRERMGHIALAAPVSHIWYFKGIPSRMGLILDLSPRTLEKVLYFASYIVLDKGKTDLQYKQVLSEQEYQEAREAWGSSFRVGMGAESIKELLESIDLDKEYTELQEGLKGATGQKRARIVKRLEVVEAFRESGNKPEWMIMTAIPVIPPDLRPMVQLDGGRFATSDLNDLYRRIINRNNRLKRLLELGAPDIIVRNEKRMLQEAVDALIDNGRRGRPVTGPGNRALKSLSDMLKGKSGRFRQNLLGKRVDYSGRSVIVVGPELKIYQCGLPKEMAIELFKPFVMKELVQNGTAHNIKNAKKMVERLQPEVWDVLEDVIKEHPVMLNRAPTLHRLGIQAFEPILVEGKAIKLHPLVCTAYNADFDGDQMAVHLPLSVEAQAECRFLLLSPNNLLKPSDGGPVAVPSQDMVLGIYYLTQERPGAKGEGKAFKSVNEAILAYENEAITLHSRIKVRVSKVMPDGEEVSGTIESTLGRFIFNEIIPQDLGFVDREVEENKLLLEVDFHVGKKQLKQILEKVINTHGSTATAEVLDAVKAIGYKYSTRAAMTVSISDMTVPPQKPEMIQQAQDTVDKITKNFKRGLITEEERYKEVVETWKATDDALTEALLSGLDKYNNIFMMADSGARGSDKQIKQLAGMRGLMADTTGRTIELPIKSNFREGLDVLEYFMSAHGARKGLSDTALRTADSGYLTRRLVDVSQELIIHEVDCVEKGAEIPGMYVKAFMDGNEEIESLQERITGRYLCENIVDKDGNVLVKANHMVTPKRAELIMKKGVDEKGQPLTKIKIRTILTCRSHSGVCAKCYGANMATGEPVQVGEAVGIIAAQSIGEPGTQLTMRTFHTGGVAGDDITQGLPRVEELFEARKPKGLAIITEFAGTANINDTKKKREIIVTNHETGESKAYLIPYGSRIKVQDGAELEAGDELTEGSVNPHDILKIKGLRAVQDYMIQEVQRVYRLQGVEINDKHIEVIVRQMLKKVRIEEAGDTEFLPGTNVDRLIFEDVNNELEKEGKEPAAGEQIMLGITKASLATNSFLSAASFQETTKVLTEAAIKGKVDPLIGLKENVIIGKHIPAGTGMRKYRDIKLDTELSLDDDIVLDEDIEEVEVEEELETVEE is encoded by the coding sequence ATGCCAGAAAACAATAAGGAACAATCATATCAGCCAATGACTTTTGATGCGATCAAGATCGGTTTGGCATCACCTGAGAAGATTTTGGAGTGGTCCAGAGGAGAAGTCACGAAGCCTGAGACGATTAACTATAGAACCCTGAAGCCGGAAAAGGACGGATTATTCTGCGAGAAGATATTCGGGCCTAGCAAAGACTGGGAGTGCCATTGCGGAAAGTATAAGAAGATACGCTATAAAGGCGTAGTCTGCGACCGCTGCGGCGTTGAAGTCACAAAAGCAAGCGTGAGACGTGAGCGTATGGGGCATATTGCTCTTGCGGCTCCGGTATCGCATATCTGGTACTTCAAGGGAATTCCAAGCCGTATGGGACTGATCCTGGATCTTTCTCCGAGAACCTTGGAGAAGGTATTGTATTTCGCGTCCTATATCGTATTGGATAAGGGCAAGACAGACCTTCAGTATAAGCAGGTGTTATCCGAGCAGGAATACCAGGAGGCCAGAGAAGCATGGGGCAGTTCTTTCCGTGTAGGAATGGGTGCCGAGTCCATTAAGGAACTTCTGGAATCCATCGACCTGGATAAAGAATATACAGAATTGCAGGAAGGGCTTAAAGGAGCGACCGGACAGAAGCGCGCGAGAATCGTGAAGCGTCTGGAAGTCGTGGAAGCCTTCCGCGAGTCAGGCAACAAGCCTGAATGGATGATCATGACGGCAATCCCGGTAATTCCGCCGGATCTGCGTCCAATGGTACAGCTTGACGGCGGACGTTTCGCGACGTCTGACTTGAATGACCTGTATAGAAGGATCATCAACAGGAACAATCGTCTGAAACGCCTGCTGGAATTAGGCGCTCCGGACATTATCGTAAGAAACGAGAAGAGAATGCTGCAGGAGGCGGTGGACGCGCTGATCGACAACGGCCGCCGCGGCCGTCCGGTTACCGGACCTGGCAACCGGGCGCTTAAGTCACTGTCAGATATGCTGAAAGGGAAGTCCGGACGTTTCCGTCAGAACCTGCTTGGAAAGCGTGTTGACTATTCCGGACGTTCCGTTATCGTCGTAGGGCCGGAACTTAAGATCTACCAGTGCGGGCTTCCAAAAGAGATGGCGATCGAGCTGTTTAAGCCATTCGTTATGAAAGAACTGGTTCAGAATGGAACCGCCCACAATATTAAGAATGCCAAGAAGATGGTAGAGAGACTCCAGCCGGAAGTATGGGATGTTCTGGAAGACGTGATCAAGGAGCATCCGGTTATGCTGAACCGTGCCCCTACGCTCCACAGGCTGGGAATCCAGGCATTTGAGCCGATCCTGGTAGAAGGCAAGGCTATCAAGCTGCATCCATTGGTATGTACGGCCTACAATGCCGACTTTGACGGAGACCAGATGGCGGTCCATCTTCCGCTTTCCGTAGAGGCTCAGGCAGAGTGCCGCTTCTTGCTTCTGTCACCGAACAACCTTCTGAAGCCGTCAGACGGCGGACCGGTTGCCGTTCCTTCACAGGATATGGTGCTTGGAATCTATTATCTGACGCAGGAAAGGCCTGGCGCAAAGGGAGAAGGAAAAGCATTCAAGAGTGTGAATGAAGCAATCCTTGCTTATGAGAACGAGGCGATCACCCTGCATTCACGCATTAAGGTGCGCGTATCAAAGGTTATGCCGGACGGAGAAGAAGTGTCAGGAACCATCGAGTCTACGCTGGGAAGATTCATTTTTAATGAGATCATTCCGCAGGATCTTGGATTTGTAGACCGTGAAGTAGAAGAGAACAAGCTTCTTCTGGAAGTCGATTTCCATGTAGGCAAGAAACAGTTAAAGCAGATCCTTGAAAAAGTTATCAATACCCATGGCTCTACAGCGACGGCAGAAGTGCTGGATGCGGTAAAGGCCATTGGATACAAGTATTCTACAAGAGCAGCCATGACCGTATCTATTTCCGATATGACCGTGCCTCCGCAGAAGCCGGAGATGATCCAGCAGGCGCAGGATACGGTGGATAAGATTACGAAGAACTTTAAGCGTGGCCTGATTACGGAGGAAGAGCGTTATAAGGAGGTCGTAGAGACCTGGAAAGCGACGGACGATGCCCTTACCGAGGCGCTGCTGTCCGGTCTTGATAAATATAACAACATCTTTATGATGGCCGATTCCGGAGCTCGTGGCTCTGATAAGCAGATCAAGCAGCTTGCCGGAATGCGTGGACTCATGGCGGATACAACGGGACGTACCATTGAATTGCCGATCAAGTCTAACTTCCGTGAAGGACTTGACGTATTGGAGTACTTTATGTCTGCCCACGGAGCCCGTAAAGGTCTGTCAGATACGGCCCTGCGTACAGCCGATTCCGGATACCTGACCAGGCGTCTGGTTGACGTATCCCAGGAACTGATCATCCATGAAGTAGACTGCGTAGAAAAGGGAGCCGAAATTCCTGGAATGTATGTAAAGGCGTTCATGGATGGAAATGAAGAGATTGAAAGCCTGCAGGAGCGTATTACAGGACGCTACCTGTGCGAGAATATCGTTGATAAGGATGGAAACGTTCTGGTGAAGGCAAACCATATGGTTACGCCGAAGCGCGCGGAACTCATTATGAAGAAGGGCGTGGATGAAAAGGGCCAGCCATTGACCAAGATCAAGATCCGTACCATCCTCACCTGCAGATCCCACAGCGGCGTCTGCGCGAAGTGCTACGGAGCCAATATGGCGACCGGAGAGCCGGTACAGGTGGGAGAGGCTGTCGGCATCATTGCTGCCCAGTCTATCGGAGAGCCGGGTACCCAGCTGACCATGCGTACGTTCCATACCGGAGGCGTTGCCGGTGACGACATCACACAGGGTCTTCCTCGTGTCGAAGAGTTGTTTGAGGCAAGAAAGCCGAAGGGACTTGCGATTATCACAGAGTTTGCGGGAACGGCCAATATTAATGATACGAAGAAGAAGCGCGAAATTATTGTAACCAACCATGAGACGGGCGAATCTAAGGCATATCTGATTCCTTATGGTTCCAGGATCAAGGTTCAGGACGGCGCGGAACTGGAAGCCGGCGACGAGTTGACCGAAGGTAGCGTTAATCCGCATGACATCCTTAAGATCAAGGGACTGCGTGCGGTACAGGATTACATGATCCAGGAAGTACAGCGCGTATACCGTCTGCAAGGTGTTGAGATCAATGATAAGCATATCGAGGTTATCGTGCGCCAGATGCTGAAGAAGGTTCGCATCGAGGAAGCCGGAGATACAGAGTTCCTGCCGGGAACGAACGTTGACAGGCTGATCTTCGAAGATGTAAATAATGAACTTGAAAAAGAGGGGAAAGAGCCCGCAGCTGGAGAGCAGATCATGCTTGGTATTACTAAGGCATCTCTGGCAACCAACTCCTTCTTGTCAGCCGCATCCTTCCAGGAGACCACCAAGGTTCTTACGGAAGCAGCGATCAAGGGCAAGGTTGACCCGCTGATTGGCCTGAAAGAGAACGTCATCATTGGTAAGCATATACCGGCTGGTACCGGCATGAGAAAATACCGTGACATCAAGCTGGATACGGAGTTATCCCTGGATGACGACATCGTTCTTGATGAGGACATTGAGGAAGTAGAAGTAGAAGAAGAACTCGAAACAGTAGAAGAATAA